The following are from one region of the Actinomyces sp. oral taxon 897 genome:
- a CDS encoding helix-turn-helix domain-containing protein, which yields MSEPLRKRLGANLRAERHRRALTQEALAEHLGVTARYLAGIERGERNLTLDSVDALASRLGLDALGLLTGRPPRP from the coding sequence GTGTCAGAGCCCCTGAGGAAGCGCCTGGGCGCCAACCTACGCGCCGAGCGGCATCGACGCGCTCTGACGCAGGAGGCCCTCGCCGAGCACCTGGGAGTGACGGCCCGCTACCTGGCGGGCATCGAGCGCGGCGAGCGCAATCTGACCCTGGACTCCGTCGACGCCCTGGCCAGCCGCCTCGGCCTGGACGCCCTCGGCCTGCTCACAGGAAGACCTCCGCGCCCGTAA
- a CDS encoding PH domain-containing protein: MASSKTLLSRDEVLVRHMHTHPKVLLWPGLLEVVILAGAVVLTVWMPVSWGSVPYIILWAVTLIASVPVLFLPWLRWMTTTYTVTSMRVVTRSGILRRTGHDLPMSRISDVQLDRDVVDRLFGCGTLTLQTSANDPLPLYDVPNAEMVQVEIADHLFHDGRDAVDAGPRG; the protein is encoded by the coding sequence ATGGCATCCTCCAAGACCCTCCTGAGCCGTGACGAGGTCCTGGTCCGGCATATGCACACCCACCCCAAGGTTCTGCTGTGGCCAGGGCTCCTTGAGGTCGTCATCCTGGCCGGGGCCGTGGTCCTGACGGTCTGGATGCCTGTGTCCTGGGGCTCGGTGCCCTATATCATCCTGTGGGCGGTGACCCTCATTGCCTCGGTGCCCGTCCTCTTCCTTCCCTGGCTGCGGTGGATGACCACCACCTACACCGTGACCTCCATGCGGGTCGTCACACGCTCGGGAATCCTGCGCAGGACCGGCCACGACCTGCCCATGAGCCGTATCAGCGACGTCCAGCTGGACCGGGACGTGGTGGACCGCCTGTTCGGCTGCGGTACCCTGACCCTGCAGACCAGCGCGAATGACCCGCTGCCCCTCTACGACGTCCCGAATGCGGAGATGGTCCAGGTGGAGATCGCCGACCACCTATTCCACGACGGCCGGGACGCCGTGGACGCCGGCCCGCGGGGCTGA
- a CDS encoding TIR domain-containing protein, producing the protein MLAAWHLPHRIPTDWTMMAKSVFYSFHYEHDVHRVQLVRNIHALEGQPLLDSQDWETVKRQGDAAIKQWIDKQMNYKKAVIVLVGKHTAGRKWVKYEIRRAWEIGKPLLGIRIHGISSMGSTDSPGTSPFDPASGIPLFDPTVTDHLGRIDSAAT; encoded by the coding sequence GTGTTGGCCGCCTGGCACCTGCCCCACCGTATCCCGACCGATTGGACCATGATGGCGAAGTCAGTGTTCTACTCATTCCACTACGAGCATGACGTGCACCGTGTGCAGTTAGTAAGAAACATCCATGCACTTGAAGGGCAACCATTACTTGACTCCCAGGACTGGGAGACGGTGAAGCGTCAGGGTGACGCGGCGATCAAGCAGTGGATCGACAAGCAAATGAACTATAAGAAAGCCGTGATCGTCTTGGTCGGAAAGCATACCGCAGGACGTAAGTGGGTGAAGTACGAGATCAGACGTGCATGGGAGATCGGCAAGCCATTGCTCGGCATCCGAATTCACGGCATTTCATCCATGGGCAGCACAGACTCACCTGGCACCAGCCCGTTCGACCCGGCTTCCGGCATCCCACTGTTTGACCCAACTGTCACCGATCACTTGGGCAGAATCGACTCGGCAGCCACATAA
- a CDS encoding serine/threonine-protein kinase — protein MSTSVPGARPRRHETPSAVTSGSRTALREGGLAGGYRLVRRLGAGGMGAVWEAEDADGLRVAMKILHPQVAADATARLRLRREASVISRVKDSRVARVLDIETGEGEDPDSWDGLTFVVTELVDGPTLSAEIDDHGVYDPATDSTELADLAHGLSEALEAVHEAGVIHRDLKPSNVMLGAQGPVLIDFGIAQVADDVRLTQTGQVTGTPGYLPPEMLDGASPNEGVDWYAWAGVVLFVLTGSAPFGSGPWQSVFRRVYTGRPELGSLPDTYPVLAHCLTLALAPEAAYRLPHGVVLSVLDEVAAGGTGERALAVYLGQEAVDEVMTYGVFPDKYGIFPPEAEEDAVPDWVTQAEEEPEDDVAGPTDQDRWASAPLPPSFAPSGSTASADVVGSPPSWGGERPQEGYPEPRTRTPGVASDYGTVYGQFPQAGATHRPVAPAPAPQPPVASQQPMAPRPAPVPPPVPAPAPVRRYAPVAPRPTPGVLPAWAREPERRPGTVFALGVVLSAMGLWRPAVAGLLALVLMLLAGVVGRATDARRWHRLRVGGVSRSDDSRMWAAMPWYLLRSIVSAVFAVLMGAFVGFLVLLVLAGIINANGVDAYEPAVAYRIDGIGMAVVTALFLLSAWLAPWAAATRRGAASIVDMVAPSSGGRTGLVLAFLLLAGVFILLFVGQVLPAATLEPLYTIPSPSS, from the coding sequence GTGAGCACCTCCGTTCCTGGCGCCCGGCCCCGCCGTCACGAGACGCCCAGTGCCGTGACCTCCGGATCCCGGACGGCACTGCGCGAGGGCGGTCTGGCAGGTGGCTACCGTCTGGTGCGTCGCCTCGGCGCCGGCGGCATGGGCGCGGTCTGGGAGGCCGAGGACGCCGACGGCCTGCGCGTGGCCATGAAGATCCTCCACCCGCAGGTCGCCGCCGACGCCACCGCCCGGCTCCGCCTGCGTCGTGAGGCCTCGGTCATCTCCCGGGTCAAGGACAGCCGGGTGGCCCGCGTGCTGGACATCGAGACCGGGGAGGGGGAGGACCCGGACTCCTGGGACGGGCTGACCTTCGTGGTCACCGAGCTCGTGGACGGCCCCACCCTCAGCGCCGAGATCGACGACCACGGCGTCTACGACCCCGCCACCGACAGCACCGAGCTGGCCGACCTCGCCCACGGGCTGTCCGAGGCCCTGGAGGCGGTCCACGAGGCCGGGGTCATCCACCGTGACCTCAAGCCTTCCAACGTCATGCTCGGCGCGCAGGGCCCCGTCCTGATCGACTTCGGCATCGCCCAGGTGGCCGACGACGTCCGGCTGACCCAGACCGGCCAGGTCACCGGCACCCCCGGCTACCTGCCCCCCGAGATGCTCGACGGCGCCTCCCCCAACGAGGGCGTGGACTGGTACGCCTGGGCCGGGGTGGTGCTCTTCGTCCTGACCGGCTCCGCCCCCTTCGGCTCGGGCCCGTGGCAGAGCGTCTTCCGGCGCGTCTACACCGGGCGGCCCGAGCTCGGCAGCCTCCCGGACACCTACCCGGTGCTGGCCCACTGCCTCACCCTGGCCCTGGCCCCCGAGGCCGCCTACCGCCTGCCCCACGGGGTGGTCCTCTCGGTGCTGGACGAGGTGGCCGCGGGCGGTACCGGCGAGCGGGCCCTGGCCGTCTACCTCGGCCAGGAGGCCGTGGACGAGGTCATGACCTACGGGGTCTTCCCCGACAAGTACGGCATCTTCCCCCCTGAGGCCGAGGAGGACGCCGTCCCGGACTGGGTGACCCAGGCCGAGGAGGAACCTGAGGACGACGTCGCCGGGCCGACGGACCAGGACCGCTGGGCCTCGGCGCCCCTGCCGCCGAGCTTCGCCCCCAGCGGCTCCACCGCCTCCGCGGACGTCGTGGGCTCCCCGCCCTCCTGGGGGGGCGAGCGCCCCCAGGAGGGCTACCCCGAGCCCCGTACGCGGACCCCCGGCGTCGCCTCCGACTACGGCACGGTCTACGGGCAGTTCCCCCAGGCGGGGGCCACGCACCGCCCCGTCGCCCCGGCCCCCGCACCGCAGCCTCCGGTCGCCTCCCAGCAGCCGATGGCCCCCCGGCCGGCACCGGTGCCCCCGCCCGTCCCGGCCCCCGCACCGGTCCGCCGCTACGCCCCGGTGGCCCCCCGGCCGACGCCGGGGGTCCTGCCGGCGTGGGCGCGCGAGCCCGAGAGGCGTCCGGGGACGGTCTTCGCCCTGGGCGTGGTGCTGAGCGCCATGGGGCTGTGGCGGCCGGCGGTGGCCGGCCTGCTGGCGCTGGTCCTCATGCTCCTGGCCGGCGTCGTCGGGCGCGCCACCGACGCCCGGCGCTGGCACCGCCTGCGCGTGGGCGGCGTCAGCCGCTCCGACGACTCGCGCATGTGGGCGGCCATGCCCTGGTACCTGCTGCGGTCCATTGTCTCGGCGGTCTTCGCGGTCCTGATGGGGGCGTTCGTGGGCTTCCTGGTCCTGCTGGTCCTGGCCGGGATCATTAACGCCAACGGGGTGGACGCCTACGAGCCGGCGGTCGCCTACCGGATAGACGGCATCGGCATGGCGGTGGTCACCGCGCTGTTCCTGCTGAGCGCGTGGCTGGCCCCGTGGGCGGCCGCCACCCGGCGGGGTGCCGCCAGCATTGTCGACATGGTGGCTCCCAGCAGCGGCGGGCGTACGGGCCTCGTCCTCGCCTTCCTCCTGCTGGCCGGCGTGTTCATCCTCCTCTTCGTCGGCCAGGTCCTGCCCGCGGCGACCCTGGAGCCCCTGTACACCATCCCGTCACCCTCGTCCTGA
- a CDS encoding histone-like nucleoid-structuring protein Lsr2 — MARRTQTILVDDIDGSEASQTVTFALDGVTYEIDLTDEHAAALRESFEEWTSKGRRTGGRRHKGRPAVRNSKTKEMREWLLSQGREVSTRGRIPADLVELYNNAHSENAHHEG, encoded by the coding sequence ATGGCCCGCAGGACACAGACGATCCTCGTTGACGACATTGACGGCTCCGAGGCCTCGCAGACGGTGACCTTCGCACTGGACGGCGTCACCTATGAGATCGACCTGACAGACGAGCACGCAGCAGCCCTGCGCGAGTCCTTCGAGGAGTGGACCTCCAAGGGTCGTCGCACAGGAGGCCGTCGTCACAAGGGGCGCCCCGCGGTACGCAACAGCAAGACCAAGGAGATGCGCGAGTGGCTTCTTTCCCAGGGCCGCGAGGTGTCTACCCGGGGCCGGATTCCCGCCGACCTCGTCGAGCTCTACAACAACGCCCACAGCGAGAACGCCCACCACGAGGGCTGA
- a CDS encoding HIT family protein: protein MTFDHNCPFCIIAQENEPGTREVYRDDQTVAFFPKEPATLGHTLVVPTKHMATIWDVDTNTVQALTNTVHRICLAVREALHPEGLNIIQSNGDAATQSVLHLHIHIVPRWTGDAMGPIWPDETNYSDQQKDVALRRIRDVMRQTHRSDPFVAPEDRRKHLDYIQAVVTRQSAASSSAKSWLLPIVTATFGFALTEQSWPLAAIGLFSILLFAYLDANYLRSEKRFRSLYNTVAQSRRPIPDFTLDPSDAEDLPTNDIAIKSKWRRFSEAYLPEWDIWRSWSILPFYTALFALGTGVIGLIVLRSAK, encoded by the coding sequence ATGACATTCGACCATAATTGTCCATTTTGCATCATTGCACAGGAAAATGAGCCTGGAACTAGAGAAGTTTATCGCGACGATCAGACGGTCGCTTTCTTTCCCAAGGAACCCGCAACGCTTGGACACACACTTGTCGTCCCCACCAAGCACATGGCGACCATATGGGACGTCGACACGAATACCGTGCAGGCGCTAACTAATACTGTCCACAGGATTTGTCTGGCAGTTCGAGAGGCACTGCATCCCGAAGGCCTTAACATCATCCAATCGAATGGCGATGCGGCTACCCAATCTGTTCTACACCTCCACATACACATAGTCCCGCGCTGGACTGGGGATGCGATGGGACCGATCTGGCCAGATGAGACTAACTATTCAGACCAACAGAAGGATGTGGCGCTTCGGCGAATTCGCGACGTAATGAGACAGACTCATCGAAGTGACCCTTTCGTCGCCCCCGAAGATCGGCGAAAGCATCTTGACTACATTCAAGCAGTAGTAACCCGCCAGTCCGCAGCGTCATCCTCAGCAAAAAGTTGGCTACTACCTATCGTTACTGCGACCTTCGGATTCGCCCTCACTGAACAGTCATGGCCTCTAGCCGCCATCGGACTATTCTCTATACTGCTTTTCGCCTACCTAGACGCCAACTACCTGAGAAGCGAAAAACGATTCCGTTCCCTATACAACACCGTCGCACAATCACGACGCCCGATCCCTGACTTCACGCTCGACCCCAGCGACGCAGAAGACCTACCTACTAACGACATAGCAATCAAGTCTAAGTGGAGAAGATTCTCTGAGGCGTATCTACCTGAGTGGGACATATGGCGATCTTGGTCTATATTACCCTTTTATACCGCATTATTTGCGCTAGGAACCGGGGTGATAGGGCTTATCGTTCTGAGAAGCGCGAAATAA
- a CDS encoding helix-turn-helix domain-containing protein, protein MVTRGAGRASAEDRLAALIELKQAVADDKTAREDAAAARDRLRAAALAAVDAGARATEVAELAGVQRSIIYRWRDRNHPH, encoded by the coding sequence ATGGTGACCAGGGGAGCAGGGAGGGCGAGTGCCGAGGACCGACTCGCAGCCCTCATTGAGCTGAAGCAGGCTGTCGCCGACGACAAGACCGCCCGCGAGGACGCGGCAGCAGCACGGGACCGGCTGCGCGCGGCCGCCCTGGCCGCCGTGGACGCGGGGGCCAGAGCGACGGAGGTAGCAGAGCTGGCTGGCGTGCAGCGTAGCATCATCTACCGTTGGCGTGACAGGAATCACCCTCACTAG
- a CDS encoding DsbA family protein, with amino-acid sequence MPSYESRPTKAERREAARARARALRAEQERRAQRQKVTRRALIAGGALVLVGGTTAGTLLVIDRKKKEKERRELRESQGLSLPKHVAQDGSWSVGAEGIGTVNEGARELKIIFDYACHFCANLDVAHAEEFSTLVAEKKITLVFQPAKILGQAWTDWCMTAVGLALDNEPDKVLAVHNALLESLARIYQTKDTTDYTLDGVVAVAKSAGLSASLADRIETEVNRETYRDWLEAGNKTFRSYNLDSTPKAFLDGKELKLDNSFFTNPQAFTEVLGAGRAVPAPRPGRPVPRPGRPARGPRTGPAARAPPRRLPATGGADRGWSRADRSVSAGAVRCVRLLPGGQETGRQPRGRRPETWPPVRPVVVTSGSSVAGPR; translated from the coding sequence GTGCCCTCATACGAGTCCCGCCCCACCAAGGCTGAGCGTCGCGAGGCCGCCCGCGCCCGGGCCCGGGCCCTGCGCGCGGAGCAAGAACGTCGGGCCCAGCGCCAGAAGGTCACCCGGCGCGCCCTCATCGCGGGCGGGGCGCTGGTCCTCGTGGGCGGGACCACCGCGGGCACGCTCCTGGTCATAGACCGGAAGAAGAAGGAGAAGGAGAGGCGGGAGCTGCGGGAGAGTCAGGGACTCTCCCTGCCCAAGCACGTCGCCCAGGACGGCTCGTGGTCCGTGGGCGCCGAGGGGATCGGGACCGTGAACGAGGGCGCCCGGGAGCTGAAGATCATCTTCGACTACGCCTGCCACTTCTGCGCCAACCTCGACGTCGCCCACGCCGAGGAGTTCTCCACGCTCGTGGCCGAGAAGAAGATCACCCTGGTCTTCCAGCCGGCCAAGATCCTCGGCCAGGCGTGGACGGACTGGTGCATGACCGCCGTCGGCCTGGCCCTGGATAACGAGCCTGACAAGGTGCTCGCGGTCCACAACGCCCTCCTGGAGTCCCTGGCCCGGATCTACCAGACCAAGGACACCACTGACTACACCCTGGACGGCGTGGTCGCCGTGGCCAAGTCCGCGGGCCTGTCCGCCTCCCTGGCGGACAGGATCGAGACGGAGGTCAACAGGGAGACCTACAGGGACTGGCTCGAGGCCGGCAACAAGACCTTCCGCAGCTACAACCTGGACTCCACCCCGAAGGCCTTCCTGGACGGCAAGGAGCTCAAGCTCGACAACAGCTTCTTCACCAACCCCCAGGCCTTTACCGAGGTCCTGGGGGCGGGGCGGGCGGTGCCAGCCCCACGCCCGGGCAGGCCAGTTCCACGCCCGGGCAGGCCAGCCCGGGGCCCACGGACGGGGCCGGCGGCACGGGCACCCCCTCGCAGGCTCCCGGCGACGGGGGGAGCTGACCGGGGCTGGTCCCGCGCCGACAGGTCGGTTTCCGCAGGGGCGGTCAGGTGTGTCAGACTGCTCCCGGGCGGCCAGGAGACGGGCAGGCAGCCCCGGGGTCGCAGGCCGGAGACCTGGCCCCCGGTCCGGCCGGTCGTGGTGACCTCCGGGTCCTCGGTGGCCGGGCCCCGGTGA
- a CDS encoding sensor histidine kinase: MVRTVVLLVLLGAGLTMQVYGSLMALFLLLPVGVLVSRGERRPAVVLAVAATATMSLLSTRLASSGTAVLVNVLPWGVLTGLSLVIGLLDNQALRRNQRVRAAFERARAEERRLIAAELHDSVTRLAAAVTIQAETTRLTHSDDPALAEAMTRIGDQCRTLTAELCSVLWVLRRCNDDRAELSEVLALDGVAGRVTPEERLRTETALLRHKGFQVLVGGAVPLGLGPVRRDLLSRVIAEALTNVRRHGDPAVPVRVMLSAEDDVVELVVVNGVPTAPRATDSTGAGLESLRHGALFAGASLTSARSGDAWVLNLVMPLMTTAQPLEVRA, translated from the coding sequence GTGGTCAGGACTGTCGTTCTCCTCGTCCTGCTTGGTGCGGGGCTCACTATGCAGGTGTACGGGAGCCTCATGGCCCTCTTCCTGCTCCTGCCGGTGGGGGTGCTTGTCTCCAGGGGGGAACGACGCCCCGCCGTGGTCCTGGCCGTCGCCGCCACCGCCACCATGAGCCTGCTCAGCACCCGCCTCGCCAGCTCGGGCACCGCGGTCCTCGTGAACGTCCTCCCGTGGGGGGTGCTGACGGGCCTGTCCCTCGTCATTGGGCTCCTGGACAACCAGGCCCTGAGGCGCAACCAGCGGGTAAGGGCGGCCTTTGAGCGGGCCCGGGCGGAGGAGCGCAGGCTCATTGCCGCCGAACTGCACGACTCGGTCACCCGCCTCGCGGCCGCCGTCACCATCCAGGCGGAGACGACGCGGCTGACGCACTCCGACGACCCCGCCCTCGCGGAGGCAATGACGAGGATCGGCGACCAGTGCCGCACCCTCACGGCGGAGCTGTGCTCCGTCCTCTGGGTCCTGCGCAGGTGCAACGACGACAGGGCTGAACTGTCGGAGGTCCTGGCCCTCGACGGCGTCGCGGGGCGGGTGACGCCGGAGGAACGGCTCCGTACCGAGACGGCCCTGCTCCGCCACAAGGGCTTCCAGGTCCTCGTCGGTGGCGCGGTGCCCCTCGGGCTCGGCCCCGTTCGGCGTGATCTCCTCAGCCGGGTGATCGCCGAGGCCCTGACAAACGTGCGGCGCCACGGGGACCCCGCCGTACCGGTGCGGGTCATGCTCAGTGCGGAGGACGACGTCGTCGAGCTCGTCGTCGTCAACGGCGTCCCCACAGCCCCTCGTGCCACCGACTCCACGGGAGCGGGCCTGGAGTCCCTGCGCCATGGTGCGCTCTTTGCCGGTGCCTCGTTGACGAGCGCACGCAGCGGGGACGCCTGGGTCCTGAACCTGGTCATGCCGCTGATGACCACCGCCCAGCCCTTGGAGGTCCGCGCATGA
- a CDS encoding helix-turn-helix domain-containing protein: MHIDMTDEERDVLIRWKKRADTYKLVRMKSEAIVYAARGVGLDIIAEMVERTEKTVREWLSEWRRYRLGSVVTGHAGGENAAKLRRAQKEELEEVLSRPPSESGVKAAFWDVPALRDVVQTGFGVEYRSDSS; the protein is encoded by the coding sequence GTGCATATCGACATGACGGACGAGGAACGGGACGTCCTCATCAGGTGGAAGAAGCGCGCGGACACCTACAAGCTTGTGCGGATGAAGTCGGAGGCGATTGTGTACGCCGCCCGAGGCGTCGGCCTGGACATCATCGCGGAGATGGTCGAGCGGACTGAGAAGACGGTACGCGAGTGGCTCTCGGAATGGCGGAGGTACAGGCTGGGATCCGTGGTGACCGGGCATGCCGGAGGCGAGAACGCGGCGAAGCTCAGGAGGGCGCAGAAGGAGGAGCTGGAGGAGGTCCTCAGCAGGCCGCCCTCGGAGTCGGGAGTCAAGGCCGCCTTCTGGGACGTCCCGGCCCTCAGGGACGTCGTGCAGACAGGATTCGGAGTCGAGTACAGGTCGGACTCCTCCTGA
- a CDS encoding TadA family conjugal transfer-associated ATPase, translated as MVGDVGRVRVALARGEDLGSAIGAGARQAAGAGTLARLARAVHADVEGAGPLQALLELDGVTDVLVTGDATWIDRGRGLESVRSARLAPADARALAVRMAAACGRRLDDASPIVDATLADGTRLNAVLPPLSADGTLIALRTGRRRAFTLAELRDAGTVPAGLDGVLAALVSHRASCLVTGATGTGKTTLLAALLSLVPASERIVCIEEASELRPDHPHVVHLQERGENIQGVGAVPMTTLVRTALRMRPDRIVLGECRGPEVRDVLTALNTGHEGGWATLHANSPADVPARLTALGALADMSEDAVAAQAVSALDAVIHLRRQQAPGGARRLVTSIGTLRRPAGGRLLCQEALRVDDGVLRAGPAVEDLVALVGRDTVEAALGGGCGAAAPRREREGPPVRPPDVRPAVAPRGGRDTGLARETTWDGPAAPRGGRDTSRVRR; from the coding sequence ATGGTCGGCGACGTGGGCCGGGTCCGGGTCGCCCTGGCCCGGGGCGAGGACCTGGGCAGCGCGATCGGCGCCGGGGCCCGTCAGGCGGCGGGGGCGGGCACCCTGGCGCGTCTGGCCCGGGCCGTCCACGCCGACGTCGAGGGTGCCGGGCCGCTCCAGGCGCTCCTGGAGCTCGACGGCGTCACCGACGTCCTCGTGACCGGTGACGCCACCTGGATCGATCGTGGCCGCGGACTTGAGTCCGTCCGCTCCGCCAGGCTCGCGCCGGCCGATGCCCGGGCCCTGGCCGTGCGCATGGCCGCGGCCTGCGGCAGGCGCCTGGACGACGCCAGCCCCATTGTGGACGCCACCCTGGCCGACGGTACCCGTCTCAACGCCGTCCTGCCGCCGCTGAGTGCTGACGGGACGCTTATCGCCCTGCGTACCGGCCGCCGTCGGGCCTTCACCCTGGCCGAGCTCAGGGACGCCGGGACCGTCCCGGCTGGGCTCGACGGCGTCCTGGCGGCCCTGGTGTCGCACCGGGCCTCCTGCCTGGTGACCGGCGCCACGGGAACCGGCAAGACGACCCTGCTGGCCGCCCTGCTCAGCCTCGTGCCCGCCAGTGAGCGGATCGTGTGCATTGAGGAGGCCAGCGAGCTGCGTCCCGACCACCCCCACGTGGTCCACCTCCAGGAGCGGGGTGAGAACATCCAGGGGGTGGGCGCGGTCCCCATGACCACGCTCGTGCGCACCGCCCTGCGCATGCGGCCGGACCGGATCGTGCTCGGGGAGTGCCGGGGCCCGGAGGTCCGTGACGTCCTGACCGCCCTGAACACCGGCCACGAGGGCGGCTGGGCCACGCTCCACGCCAACTCCCCGGCGGACGTGCCCGCCCGGCTCACGGCGCTGGGGGCGCTGGCGGACATGAGCGAGGACGCCGTCGCCGCCCAGGCGGTCAGCGCCCTGGACGCCGTCATCCACCTCAGGCGCCAGCAGGCCCCGGGCGGGGCCCGGCGCCTGGTGACGAGCATCGGCACCCTGCGCCGTCCCGCCGGGGGCCGTCTCCTGTGCCAGGAGGCGCTGAGGGTGGACGACGGCGTGCTCAGGGCGGGGCCGGCCGTGGAGGATCTGGTGGCCCTGGTCGGCCGGGACACGGTGGAGGCCGCCCTGGGCGGCGGGTGCGGTGCGGCTGCCCCGCGCCGTGAGCGTGAGGGCCCGCCCGTCCGCCCGCCTGACGTGCGTCCTGCCGTAGCCCCGCGTGGCGGACGCGACACCGGCCTGGCCCGGGAGACCACGTGGGACGGGCCCGCGGCCCCGCGTGGCGGACGCGACACCAGCCGGGTGAGGCGGTGA
- a CDS encoding response regulator transcription factor, with amino-acid sequence MSTDAPVRVVIVDDEPVARDGLTMYLDGAEDIEVVARLSNGVELLDYLNAHHVDLVLMDVRMPVMDGSTALSRLTVAHPQVRVLFMTSFDDEEIVYQVLSHGGHGFLLKNATPEEIRAAVRAVVGGGVPVSPTVNARIVREAASQYRRRSQLEDFGLSERESDVLRLLCQAASNREIAKRLSLSESTVKAYVSTIMMRMGCTSRLHVVVTAFEQGLVPLRG; translated from the coding sequence ATGAGCACGGACGCACCCGTTCGCGTCGTCATTGTCGACGATGAGCCCGTTGCCCGTGACGGCCTGACAATGTACCTCGACGGCGCCGAGGACATTGAGGTCGTCGCCCGCCTGTCCAACGGCGTCGAGCTCCTCGACTACCTTAACGCGCACCACGTCGACCTCGTCCTCATGGACGTGCGCATGCCGGTCATGGACGGGTCAACAGCCCTGTCCCGTCTCACCGTGGCACACCCGCAGGTCCGCGTCCTGTTCATGACCTCCTTCGACGACGAGGAGATCGTCTACCAGGTCCTCTCCCACGGCGGACACGGCTTCCTGCTCAAGAACGCGACACCCGAGGAGATCCGGGCGGCCGTCCGCGCGGTGGTCGGCGGGGGCGTGCCGGTCTCGCCGACCGTCAACGCCCGCATTGTCCGCGAGGCCGCCTCCCAGTACCGTCGGCGCTCGCAGCTAGAGGACTTCGGCCTCTCGGAGCGGGAGAGCGATGTCCTCAGGCTCCTGTGCCAGGCGGCCTCGAACCGGGAGATCGCCAAGCGGCTGAGCCTGTCGGAGTCGACCGTCAAGGCCTATGTGTCCACCATTATGATGCGGATGGGGTGCACCTCGCGGCTCCACGTCGTCGTCACGGCCTTTGAGCAGGGGCTGGTCCCTCTGAGGGGCTGA
- a CDS encoding cobalamin biosynthesis protein CobQ has translation MDHDYPDTYDELPEGGPAGLGWQGRYDLFEEDALYDRAASVQWPDTPADTTLIAPDVLVLSLLKEPPDWCLEMTRICTGRPPLVLPEPDDPEILLQVAPQSSRQTLYLIEGPQGRNLPPGSRTLDLRGLSAVSGPERLIAALMAAQHPARAQILAVVGARGALGVSTLVLGLARELASRLNVAIVDCDPGCPLGLLTGNDARPGLHWADLPPGEVAYRADRLVAGLPRFWRAALLTGDGRAGATVEQAQAAILALAAVHDLVIIDLPRGQLPPPGAQVLLVTSRELYVVGAAVSLVRRLRGPAYSLGSQESGTQVRFLLRDVGEDLSRSEIEDLAGADILAQLPTDKALAQRVARGLDPTSGRSRWNRAVAALADVLLKEMGESASQYGDEL, from the coding sequence ATGGACCACGATTACCCAGACACCTACGACGAGCTTCCTGAGGGCGGGCCTGCCGGCCTCGGGTGGCAAGGCAGGTACGACCTCTTTGAGGAGGACGCCCTCTACGACAGGGCGGCCTCCGTCCAGTGGCCGGACACCCCGGCCGACACCACCCTCATCGCCCCGGACGTCCTCGTCCTGAGCCTCCTGAAGGAGCCCCCGGACTGGTGCCTGGAGATGACGCGCATCTGTACCGGCCGCCCGCCGCTGGTCCTCCCGGAGCCGGACGACCCCGAGATACTCCTGCAGGTAGCGCCTCAGTCCAGCAGGCAGACCCTCTACCTGATCGAGGGGCCACAGGGCCGGAACCTGCCACCGGGGTCCAGGACCCTGGACCTGCGCGGACTCAGCGCCGTCAGCGGTCCTGAGCGCCTTATCGCCGCGCTCATGGCGGCCCAGCACCCGGCGCGCGCCCAGATCCTGGCCGTCGTCGGCGCCCGAGGCGCCCTGGGCGTCTCCACCCTGGTCCTGGGCCTGGCCAGGGAGCTGGCCTCCCGGCTCAACGTCGCCATCGTCGACTGCGACCCCGGGTGCCCTCTGGGCCTGCTCACCGGTAACGACGCGCGGCCGGGCCTGCACTGGGCGGACCTGCCCCCCGGGGAGGTCGCCTACCGGGCCGACCGCCTGGTGGCGGGCCTGCCCCGTTTCTGGCGTGCCGCCCTGCTGACCGGTGACGGGCGTGCCGGCGCCACCGTCGAGCAGGCCCAGGCCGCTATCCTGGCCCTGGCCGCCGTCCACGACCTGGTCATTATCGACCTGCCCCGGGGCCAGCTCCCGCCCCCCGGGGCCCAGGTGCTCCTGGTGACCTCCCGTGAGCTGTACGTGGTGGGCGCCGCTGTCAGCCTGGTGCGTCGCCTGCGGGGACCGGCCTACTCCCTGGGCTCCCAGGAGTCGGGGACCCAGGTGCGTTTCCTGCTGCGGGACGTCGGTGAGGACCTCAGCCGCAGCGAGATCGAGGACCTGGCAGGGGCCGATATCCTTGCCCAGCTGCCCACTGACAAGGCCCTGGCCCAGCGGGTCGCCCGCGGCCTGGACCCCACCAGCGGCCGCAGCCGGTGGAACCGGGCCGTGGCGGCCCTGGCCGACGTCCTCCTGAAGGAGATGGGGGAGTCCGCGAGCCAGTACGGAGACGAGTTGTGA